The genomic region CGCCGCATTCTGGTTGCTTTCATTGGCAACGATCAGGATCGGCTGGTCCGCCGCGAAGTCGCCGGCGTCGGTACCATGTGGCAGAAAGCTGTCGTCGCGATAGACCCAAAGGTGCGTGTCCAGCACGTCGCGGCGCTCCGAATCGATCGTTTGCACGACCACCCGCCATCCGCGCTCGACACTCTTGTCGAGCAGCGGCGGTAGTGCGTCCTCAAGTTTCGATTCCGTCAGGTGATAGAAAAGGATCTCGGTCATGCCGATCGCTCCCGGACACCCCGCTGCGAGGACGAAACGGTCAGGCTTCGTAGCTCGTGCGGACCAGCTCGTCGAGAAGGCGCACGCCGAAACCGGATCCCCAGGACTGGTTGATCTCGTCGGTCGGCGAGCCCATGGCGGTTCCGGCAATGTCGAGGTGCGCCCAGGGCGTATCCTTGACGAAGCGCTTCAGAAACTGGGCAGCCGTCACCGAACCGCCGTGTCGACCGCCCGTGTTCTTCATGTCAGCGAATTTGCTGTCGAT from Sinorhizobium garamanticum harbors:
- a CDS encoding DNA polymerase III subunit chi; amino-acid sequence: MTEILFYHLTESKLEDALPPLLDKSVERGWRVVVQTIDSERRDVLDTHLWVYRDDSFLPHGTDAGDFAADQPILIVANESNQNAATVRFILDGAEPPPVTDYERVVFMFDGYDQQQLEAARAQWRRLKGEGHNLTYWQQNRDGRWEKKA